The nucleotide window ATAAGATTTCAAATTGCAGGAAATCATGTAGGAACATACTAAATAAAGCACAACTGAACTACAAACAGTGGACACAATGCAAGCACACGCAAATAACATACATTTTGGTAATAAAgagatcaagcatttttcaaAGATGGAACAATCCTTATCATTAttactgttattattattgtactaTAAGTAGGATCATGCTGGTGCCTTCTTGACAAGGGTAGATGAGAAATCCAGCACCACAATCTTCTCAATAGCTGCTGAAAATGTTGCTGAGAATTCAACATGATTTGGATGGCTCTGAAATGCAACAAAGTCTTCTTTATTTCCAAATGTCATCAAGAATGCATGAGTAAAACCTTGTCTCAGCATATCTAAGCTTTCAATGTCCTGTCCCCTTTTTAACACAAACATAACAAAACATGATTATAATACAAAGAATGTAACTTTCTCATGCTAGCTTGCTATTCTCACTAAGATTAATAAGGACATAAATATTAATGAAGGAAATGAATTAGTACCATTCAAAGGACTTAACAGCATCAATCTCAGAGACCAACTTCTCCATCCCTTTCGTGAGATCTTCAACAGCAACACCTTCCTTGAACTTCACAATCACAAAGTGCTTGAAGTCTGCCATGGCTATCTATCTATCTAGTTACTAATTACTATACTTTTGGAAGAAGAACTAAGAGGCTATAACAATAAGCATGATAATATATAAAGCAGAGTTTTTATTTACGCGTTAAAAGCACAGAGTCCACAGTACCCTGAAACATGTTCAGTGTCAGAAGTCAGAACCCCATGACCCCATTGTTTTCACAGTCACATTCAAttaccaaaacaaaaaaagttgTAGGAGACAGCATCCATGGCCTCAATCTCATGAAAGGTACCcacttctttgatcttatatagACTTATCAAATAATAAGGCAAAATTATCCTAACCATCAAACAGTAAAAATTTGTCTTGTTGCTTTGTGTCATCATCGCACATGAATGGCTGGCCCCATCCATgctctcttctttccttcttttggTTCGTGCAATGgacttaaaaaaattctttttatgttattaaatATACGTGtaaaattagttatatttaaattaaaaaataaaattaaaaatttatttttataaaattaataattaaaaattattaaataataatttaataaaatatattaaattatttaataatttttagctGTTAATTTCATTGGAAGATACTTACACCTAAATTTGTACCGAATAATAAAGTTAAActattctaattaaattaaagtgtTTCTTCCAAATTTACGTTagagttttgatttatttttgacATGGAAGTTTGATGGGTGGTTGGGCTGATTTAGAATGAGAGGgaaaatgatgatgaagataGAAAGGGGGACACATTTTCTTGGCTCTGAGAAACTTTACTTTTTGTGAGAAATGTGCAGTGATAGTTGGTGGAGTTTTGCCCATGTCGTTTGCCATGTGCACCGCCAAGCTAAGGGGGTAAATTATTGGACTTGGATGGACATACATGCTCTGTACTTAATCCTTAAGGAATCTTAGTCTTAAGAGGAATGATGTCTAAGTCACATTAAATTCATATTCTCGTGTGTCTAGTGTCTTCACTCCTCACTACCCTTGTCACACAATTCACTAATTTATTCTCAGTTAATTCACTATTTTCGCcaatgatttatttatttatttaagtaggACAcaggttattattattagtaaaaaaattaaataatttttaataaatatcttttttattttatatttatgggCAACTATATCTTGTGTATATTTGTGAAATGATGTGTTATCTACAAATATCTTGGATGGTCTAATAAGTTTTATTAGATTAAAGCAGAAGATAATGTGGGTTTGTGAAATGATCCGCCATCTATAAAATGTATTGGATGGTCtatcaaaatcaaagtaaataTTAGACCCCAGCTGGTAATATGTCTTAATCAACACTAATCAATCAGAATGTCTTATTTTGTActgattttctttatttctttttaatttttctgtatGACTCATCACAATTTCCATCTATCATTTGATAACGATGATGCACTTAATTAGTGAATAATAGTAAGCTTTAATTGAAGTTCCTGTATGATTTTTCTTTGTTAACAAAATGACATAAGTTTAAATGCAcagatttttgttttctctccCACTATTTCCTTTCACATGTGGATCTTGTCTTGGAGAAGCAAGAGTCATTATGATATACGCAAATGGTAAATTAATTCTTTCATGACGATTTCAATTAATGGCtggtttttctatttttttcgccagaCTCGCGGTTGAATCAGCAGCAAGCAATAATAGACACTCCATAGTAACAATGTACAGTGAAAACGAgaggaagaaattaaattaaggtTTAATATTCAAAATGTTCCTAAAGATTACACgtgttaattttgttattaaaataaaaaattttaaatttacttttaataaatataaaatttaatcaaattaatcatTCTGTCTATaacatataacataaattattttatattatattattatttaattgacaaaaaaatcaattttttttgtttcttatagTATTTTACGATTTAGCAACTTAagggttaattttttataaatatgaacTTCATTTGAAAGTTTGTTTTACTATTGATCAATAAAATATTGCATATACAAATTAAGATTCGAATCCAAACACTTGATTAAAAAAGCGAGTAAGTTAATCAttcaattaatttgaattagttaaagaattaaaaataaatagccattttttattatgaaaaattcaaacaatgacaaaattgacaaaaaaaaaaaaactaatcttATATCCGTGAAAGATTAATTACGTTTGTCATAAATAttcatttgttaaatttttattaattttattaaaaaagtatGTCAAATTTCTAAATTGCTCTTATAATCATTCTCAACCTCTTAAAACAACAATAATCAAAGCCAcctctatttttcaaattataatctCCATAATCATCTTCTATCACTACCTTCACTACCAATATCACCATCAACAACATTATCGAAATAATACAACACAACAAAAAGAATCACTCCATTTTTACTAACACTaccaacaaattaaaattaaacaaaaatgttTAAGTTTAATTGAAGAACCATAGAAAAATGATAACCCTAAGAAGGATTAGAAAAgtgttatttttaatacttccGTGACCTGACTTCCAGCCGTCGCACTCTCCTGCAGCCAACTCTAGAGTTGCATTCATCACAAAGAAATGGCGATAaacttttgaaattaattttcacAATAATCGAATCATCAAGCCAGATTATAGTACTAATAGCCccatcaaaaattaaatcttttttaaaatcatcaAAGAGCGACTATCTACACCACCCAAAACAAACTCAAGAAGCAACAATTTCTTCTCCAACtcaacaaaagaaacaatttcttgttttgcttttTAGAATATCCCCTTGCCTTTTATACCTCCATCAAATTCAGATTCAAATTAGAcaaaaaaaagattcaaaactGTTGCagttataagtataattatgGAGACATAGTTGTTGTTGATAATTGTGGTGTCGCCATAGTAGGGATTGGATTCGTACTTAGGGGTGGCAATGGGGCGAGTAAGAGTGGAGTTTTGCCTTATTCGACCTCGTCCCGTCCTACAATAACTCGCATCGAATCCGTTCCATTTTTACTCGCAGATAGTAAAAACTTAAATCTTAACCcactcctataattattaaaatctaataaataaaataaaattttaaaatttatatagcCATCActacatacataacataaattaaaataaaaattttaatatgatagaatattattaatcattttactaattaatttatttatattacatattaaaagtatatatatttagGTGAATTCTATGGTGCCTATAATTCGATATCTAACTTTTGCCTAACTTACTTTTTATGGCAACTTTTGAATATTTaatagagcaatgctagggcCACCAACTTTGATATTTTGTAACCATCAATTGGCTATCAAtagtgtttttaatggtgtgagattacatcCAATGGTGAGAAATCACTCacttttttttatggttaagtgctggccaaaaaacacaaaagttgTTGGCTCCCTAAACTTTtcctatttaataattatttatttttatgcttttaaaattaaacattgatttttaactcttttttgtAAGTTAGGCAAACACTTTTAGGTACCATAGCAATcactatatatttatgtatatattatatatacggGGCCGGGTTTAACCTAAATCCGACCCCGCCCAAGAACCCGCCCCGAGTGAGTAGGGGCGGGATGGGTACCCATAAGTTTGGATAGTATTGCTACCCTTACTCGTGCTCGAAATTGGGATGGCGCTACTCCTCCTTCTAGCGACAATGAGGATGACGGCGAAAAGTAGCTGTCAACGATGCAAGGTAGCAATCAAAAAGTCCAGTTATTAAAGTGAGACTACGAGGTTTGTTGGTGAGACAATGCAGATATGGCATTGATGAGGTTGGTTGTGAGAAAGAGTTATCAGTGGTGCAGAATAGCAATCAAACAATTCAGTGGTCATGTTGAGACAATGATGATGGCGAGAAGTAGATCT belongs to Arachis duranensis cultivar V14167 chromosome 8, aradu.V14167.gnm2.J7QH, whole genome shotgun sequence and includes:
- the LOC127741163 gene encoding stress-response A/B barrel domain-containing protein At5g22580-like; the encoded protein is MADFKHFVIVKFKEGVAVEDLTKGMEKLVSEIDAVKSFEWGQDIESLDMLRQGFTHAFLMTFGNKEDFVAFQSHPNHVEFSATFSAAIEKIVVLDFSSTLVKKAPA